The proteins below are encoded in one region of Streptomyces marianii:
- the amaP gene encoding alkaline shock response membrane anchor protein AmaP: MLRGVNRVLIGLAGLVLVLLGGAVLAAGLGLPVPSWWPWRGAGTVLLSESRRQRWEDHGWWWPVVIAALAVAVLLALWWLLAQFRRSRLAEVLVDSGDGEGALLRGRAMEAVLEREAEGLDGVSRTQVVLHGRRTAPAARVRLLLEPFASPGETLHRLSAEALAHARDSAGLASLPAEVRLRAQRHRAKRVT; this comes from the coding sequence ATGCTCCGGGGCGTCAACCGCGTACTGATCGGGCTGGCCGGTCTGGTGCTCGTCCTGCTGGGGGGAGCGGTTCTGGCAGCGGGGCTGGGGCTGCCGGTCCCGTCCTGGTGGCCGTGGCGGGGAGCCGGGACCGTACTGCTGAGCGAGAGCCGGCGGCAGCGGTGGGAGGACCACGGCTGGTGGTGGCCCGTGGTGATCGCGGCGCTGGCGGTCGCCGTCCTCCTCGCGCTCTGGTGGCTGCTGGCGCAGTTCCGCCGCTCGCGGCTGGCCGAGGTGCTGGTGGACAGCGGGGACGGGGAGGGGGCGCTGTTGCGGGGGCGCGCCATGGAGGCCGTGCTCGAGCGGGAGGCCGAGGGCCTGGACGGCGTATCCCGTACCCAGGTCGTACTGCACGGCCGCCGCACCGCCCCGGCGGCCCGTGTGCGCCTTCTCCTCGAACCCTTCGCGTCGCCGGGCGAGACGCTGCACCGCCTGTCGGCCGAGGCCCTGGCGCACGCGCGCGACTCGGCGGGGCTGGCGTCGCTGCCCGCGGAGGTCCGGCTGCGGGCCCAGAGGCACCGGGCGAAGCGTGTGACATGA
- a CDS encoding DUF6381 family protein, which yields MSMSDEVGGRVRQMRQKAEELKQAADRVSDPEESRRLKEKARRLQEQSEQESTMGSGDIYPME from the coding sequence ATGAGCATGTCAGACGAAGTCGGCGGCCGGGTCCGGCAGATGCGGCAGAAGGCCGAGGAGCTGAAGCAGGCCGCGGATCGCGTGAGCGATCCCGAGGAGAGCCGGCGGCTCAAGGAGAAGGCGCGCAGGCTCCAGGAACAGAGTGAGCAGGAGAGCACGATGGGTTCCGGGGACATCTACCCCATGGAGTGA
- a CDS encoding SDR family oxidoreductase, giving the protein MDLGLKDRVYVVTGATRGLGNAAARALAAEGAKLIITGRDAKAAADAAAGIGRDAVGVAADNADPDTAERLIGAARAHFGRFDGVLISVGGPPPGFVADNTDEQWQTAFESVFLGAVRLARGAAAALGEGGVVGFVLSGSVHEPIPGLTISNGLRPGLAGFAKSLSDELGPRGIRVVGLLPARIDTDRVRELDALSGDVDAARAANESRIPLRRYGTPEEFGRTAAFMLSPAASYLTGVMLPVDGGARSGF; this is encoded by the coding sequence ATGGATCTTGGACTGAAGGACCGCGTCTACGTCGTGACCGGGGCGACCCGCGGGCTGGGCAACGCCGCCGCCCGGGCACTGGCCGCCGAGGGCGCGAAGCTGATCATCACCGGACGGGACGCGAAGGCCGCCGCGGACGCGGCGGCCGGGATCGGCCGCGACGCCGTCGGCGTCGCGGCCGACAACGCCGACCCCGATACCGCCGAGCGGCTGATCGGCGCCGCCCGGGCGCACTTCGGCCGCTTCGACGGCGTACTGATCAGCGTCGGAGGCCCCCCGCCGGGCTTCGTCGCGGACAACACGGACGAGCAGTGGCAGACGGCGTTCGAGTCGGTGTTCCTGGGCGCGGTCAGGCTGGCCCGGGGCGCGGCGGCGGCGCTGGGTGAGGGCGGGGTCGTCGGCTTCGTGCTGTCCGGCTCGGTCCACGAGCCGATTCCCGGCCTGACCATCTCGAACGGCCTGCGTCCCGGTCTGGCCGGTTTCGCCAAATCGCTCTCGGACGAGCTGGGCCCGCGCGGGATCCGCGTCGTGGGACTGCTGCCTGCCCGTATCGACACCGACCGGGTGCGCGAGCTCGACGCGCTGTCGGGGGACGTGGACGCGGCCCGTGCGGCCAACGAGTCCCGCATTCCGCTGCGGCGCTACGGCACGCCGGAGGAGTTCGGACGCACGGCGGCGTTCATGCTGTCGCCCGCGGCGTCGTACCTCACGGGCGTGATGCTGCCGGTGGACGGCGGGGCGAGGTCCGGTTTCTGA